The Sphingomonas carotinifaciens genomic sequence CGGCAACCAGCTTTATTACAAGGGGCTGATCGACAAGCTCGGGGTGACGACGCACGTCTACCGCGTCGGCCGCTACAAGTCCTTTGTTGAACCCTATACCCGCGCCGACCAGAGCCCCGACGCGCGCGCCGCCAGCCAGGCGCTGTATGGCTCCCTGTTCGCCCAGTGGCGCGAATCGATCGCCAAGGCGCGTCCCAAGGCGCAGGTCGCCCGCTTCCTTGTCCAGCCCGACGAACTGGTGCTGGCCGCCAATGGCGACACCGCCCGCGCGAACCTGGGCGCCGGCATCGTCGACAAGCTGGGTGACCGGATCGCCTTTGGCCGCCGCGTCGCGCAGATCGCCGGCGTCGCCAATGATCGCCCGCTCGGCAGCTTCAACACGGTCGGCTACGACGCATGGGTGCGCGCCAACCCGCTGTCCACCGCCGGCGACGCCATCGGCGTGCTGACCGTCGCCGGCGAGATCGTCGACGGCAAGGGCGGCCCCGGCACCGCGGCCGGCGACACGATCAGCAAGGCGATGCTCGACGGTCTCGCCAAGAAGAAGCTGAAGGCGCTGGTCGTGCGGGTCGATTCGCCCGGCGGCTCGGCGCTGGCCTCCGAACAGATCCGCCTGGCCGTCCTTGAAGCCAAGAAGCGCGGACTGCCCGTGGCCATCTCGATGGGCGGCCTTGCCGCGTCCGGCGGCTACTGGGTTTCCACCGCGGGCGATCGCATCTTTGCCGAACCGGGCACGATCACCGGATCGATCGGCATCTTCGGCCTGATCCCGACATTCGAGAACACGCTGGCCAAGATCGGCATCACCAGCGACGGCGTGAAGACCACCCCCCTGTCCGGTCAGCCCGACATATTGGGCGGCACGACGCCGATGCTCGACACCATCCTGCAGGCGGGCATCGAAAACGGCTATCGCCAGTTCATCGGCCGCGTCGCCGCCGCCCGCCGGATGACGCCCGCACGCGTCGACGAAATCGCGCAGGGTCGCGTCTGGGACGGCGGCACCGCCCACCAGTTGCGCCTGGTCGACCAGTTCGGCAACCTGTCGGACGCCATCGCCTGGGCCGCGCGTCAGGCCAAGCTCGATCCCGCCAAGGTCCATGCCGAATATCTGGAAAAGGAACCGGGCTTCGCGGCGAAGCTGGCGGACAGCTTCGGCGGTGACGATGGCGACGACACGGCGGGACCCGCCGGCGACATCTTCGCGCGCGTCGCCGCCGACCGCCGCGCGACGCTCGCCCGCGCGCTGGGCGACGTGGCACGACTGACCCGCGGCGGCTCGATCCAGGCACGCTGCCTGGAATGCGGCGGCTTCGGTGCGACCGCATCGGCGTCCGACACGCGCCTGCTCGACCTGATCCTGGCGCGGATCGGTCTGTGATCGGGGTTCGCGCCGCCCGTCCGGACGATGCCGCGGCGATCGCGGCGATCTACGCTCCCCATGTGCTGGCGGGCGTGGTGTCGTTCGAAACCGAGGCGCCGGATGCGGCGGTCATGCAGGATCGCATGGCGGCGTCCGGTGGCCTGTATCCCTGGATGGTCGCCACCGTCAGCGAGGGCGCCGGCGATATGGACGAACGCGTGCTGGGCTATGCCTATGCCGCGCAATTCTCCCCGCGTGAGGCTTATCGCTGGGCGGTGGAAACCACGATCTACGTCGCCGACGGGGCACAGCGCCAGGGCCTCGGCCGGCTGCTCTACCAGGCGCTGGTCGCCACGCTGCGCAAGCAAGGCTTTACCCAGGCGATCGGGCGCATCGCGCTTCCCAACGATCGCTCGATCACGCTGCACGAGGCGGTCGGCTTTCGCCGGGCCGGCGTGTTTCGCGAGATCGGCTACAAGCATGGCCGCTGGATCGATGTCGGCTATTGGCAGTGCGAGCTGGCGGATGCCGCTGTACCCCCGGCCGAGCCGCGCCGCTTTGCCGAGGTCGGCGTGATTCGCGGCTGATGCTCAGCGCTGTCCGCGATAGGCGGGCAGCGCCAGATGGAAATGGATCGCCACCGCGCGCAGCGCAAAGCCGGCGGTGGCCGCCACCGGCGCGGCAAGTCCGACCGGCATCCCCGACGCCACCAGCACCACGAAGCTTGCCGACGACAGCGCCGCCGCGGTGACATATAATTCGGGCCGCATCAGGATCGACGGCTCGCCGGCCAGCACGTCGCGGATGATGCCGCCGACACATGCCGTCACCACCCCCATCACCACGGCCGGAATGGGTGGAACCCCGTATTTCAATGCCTTGGCCGCGCCATATACCGCATAGGCCGCCAGTCCGATCGCGTCGAACCACGCAAGCGCCGCCCCCCGCCACCACCGCTCGGGCGTCACCCACACCACCAGCGCCGCCGACAGGCAGACCGCCGCCGCACGCGCGTCGTGAATCCAGAACACCGGCGCCCCGATCAACAGGTCGCGCACCGTGCCGCCCCCCACCCCGGTAATCAGCGCAAAGAACGCCAGCGTCACCATGGTCTGCGCCCGTTTCGCCGCCGCCAACGC encodes the following:
- a CDS encoding trimeric intracellular cation channel family protein, producing the protein MMPSVEILPVAAPWLDLAGLAVFAISGALAAAKRAQTMVTLAFFALITGVGGGTVRDLLIGAPVFWIHDARAAAVCLSAALVVWVTPERWWRGAALAWFDAIGLAAYAVYGAAKALKYGVPPIPAVVMGVVTACVGGIIRDVLAGEPSILMRPELYVTAAALSSASFVVLVASGMPVGLAAPVAATAGFALRAVAIHFHLALPAYRGQR
- a CDS encoding GNAT family N-acetyltransferase, which gives rise to MIGVRAARPDDAAAIAAIYAPHVLAGVVSFETEAPDAAVMQDRMAASGGLYPWMVATVSEGAGDMDERVLGYAYAAQFSPREAYRWAVETTIYVADGAQRQGLGRLLYQALVATLRKQGFTQAIGRIALPNDRSITLHEAVGFRRAGVFREIGYKHGRWIDVGYWQCELADAAVPPAEPRRFAEVGVIRG
- the sppA gene encoding signal peptide peptidase SppA — encoded protein: MTDARAASPLDQDFSRSPSGAPSRRRRGGWRLVRGAWKLLVGIKDLLVLIAMLIFFGLLFAALNARPGTKAIKPGALLLNLRGSIVEQPEEMDPFSMLSGQDMPRQYRLRDVVRAIDTARGDDRVKALVLDLDGFSGGYPAVIQEVADAMGRFRATGKPVLTYATGYTDSDYRLAAQASEIWMNPMGGTLFTGPGGNQLYYKGLIDKLGVTTHVYRVGRYKSFVEPYTRADQSPDARAASQALYGSLFAQWRESIAKARPKAQVARFLVQPDELVLAANGDTARANLGAGIVDKLGDRIAFGRRVAQIAGVANDRPLGSFNTVGYDAWVRANPLSTAGDAIGVLTVAGEIVDGKGGPGTAAGDTISKAMLDGLAKKKLKALVVRVDSPGGSALASEQIRLAVLEAKKRGLPVAISMGGLAASGGYWVSTAGDRIFAEPGTITGSIGIFGLIPTFENTLAKIGITSDGVKTTPLSGQPDILGGTTPMLDTILQAGIENGYRQFIGRVAAARRMTPARVDEIAQGRVWDGGTAHQLRLVDQFGNLSDAIAWAARQAKLDPAKVHAEYLEKEPGFAAKLADSFGGDDGDDTAGPAGDIFARVAADRRATLARALGDVARLTRGGSIQARCLECGGFGATASASDTRLLDLILARIGL